From one Trachemys scripta elegans isolate TJP31775 chromosome 14, CAS_Tse_1.0, whole genome shotgun sequence genomic stretch:
- the WFIKKN2 gene encoding WAP, Kazal, immunoglobulin, Kunitz and NTR domain-containing protein 2, whose protein sequence is MDIKGKKGPVGMPKEATCDRFMCIQQGSECDIWDGQPVCKCKDRCEKEPSFTCASDGLTYYNKCYMDAEACTKGITLNVVTCRYHLTWPNTSPIPPETTVRPTTAYSETTIVDILPPALVNNPVHQSVYVGETVSFLCDVTGRPKPEITWEKQIDGKEKIIMRPNHVRGNVVVTNIAQLVIYNTQLQDAGIYTCTAKNIGGLLRVDFPLSVVKGEPASKEASQNKTHFPTDECLKQPDSEDCGEEQTRWYYDAKKNNCFTFIYGNCNSNLNHFETYENCMLTCMNGPINICNLPALQGHCKAYEPRWAYNSLTKQCQSFIYGGCGGNENNFESKEACEEMCPFPKNTHCKACKPRQKLVTSFCKSDFVILGRITELTEDQDSGHALVTVEEILKDEKMGLKFLGKEPLEITLLNMDWSCPCPNMTTVDGQLIIMGDVHNGMAVLQPDSFVGISSVRRVRKLREVIHKKTCELLKEFLGLH, encoded by the coding sequence AACTTGTGACCGTTTCATGTGTATCCAGCAAGGCTCAGAGTGTGATATCTGGGATGGACAGCCTGTTTGCAAATGCAAAGATAGGTGTGAAAAGGAGCCCAGCTTTACCTGTGCCTCCGATGGACTCACCTATTACAACAAGTGTTATATGGATGCAGAAGCTTGCACCAAAGGCATTACTCTAAATGTAGTCACTTGTCGGTACCATCTCACCTGGCCAAATACCAGCCCTATCCCACCAGAGACTACAGTGCGCCCTACCACAGCCTATTCAGAGACAACCATCGTTGATATCCTGCCACCTGCTCTAGTTAACAATCCAGTCCATCAGTCAGTCTATGTGGGAGAGACTGTTAGCTTTCTTTGTGATGTCACAGGCAGACCCAAACCAGAAATTACTTGGGAGAAGCAAATAGACGGTAAGGAAAAAATCATTATGAGGCCGAATCACGTCAGGGGGAATGTCGTGGTTACCAACATTGCCCAGCTGGTTATCTATAACACCCAGCTGCAAGATGCAGGCATTTACACATGCACTGCAAAAAACATCGGCGGTCTTCTCAGGGTTGATTTCCCATTGTCAGTTGTCAAAGGAGAACCTGCATCAAAAGAAGCATcccaaaacaaaacccatttCCCAACCGATGAGTGTCTGAAGcagccagacagtgaagactGTGGGGAAGAGCAGACAAGGTGGTATTATGATGCAAAGAAAAACAACTGCTTTACATTCATTTATGGGAACTGTAATAGCAACCTGAACCACTTTGAGACCTATGAGAACTGTATGTTAACATGTATGAATGGCCCAATCAACATCTGCAACCTGCCAGCCCTTCAGGGTCATTGCAAAGCCTATGAGCCCAGATGGGCGTACAACAGTTTGACAAAGCAATGCCAATCTTTCATTTATGGTGGCTGCGGAGGCAATGAGAATAACTTTGAGAGCAAAGAGGCCTGCGAAGAGATGTGCCCTTTCCCTAAAAACACTCACTGCAAAGCCTGCAAGCCTCGCCAAAAGCTGGTGACGAGCTTCTGCAAAAGCGACTTTGTTATCCTGGGCCGTATAACGGAACTAACCGAAGACCAAGACTCGGGACACGCGTTGGTGACAGTGGAGGAGATTCTAAAAGATGAAAAAATGGgattaaaattcctggggaaggAACCTCTAGAAATCACCCTTTTAAATATGGACTGGAGCTGCCCATGCCCCAATATGACCACGGTGGATGGTCAGCTTATCATCATGGGTGATGTCCACAATGGGATGGCCGTCCTGCAGCCAGACAGCTTTGTGGGCATCTCCAGTGTCCGGCGTGTACGGAAGCTCCGTGAAGTCATCCACAAGAAAACCTGTGAGCTTCTGAAAGAATTTTTAGGACTACACTAA